One part of the Synechococcales cyanobacterium T60_A2020_003 genome encodes these proteins:
- the arsS gene encoding arsenosugar biosynthesis radical SAM protein ArsS (Some members of this family are selenoproteins.) yields the protein MIEDSLTASLPLDLDSEQSGPKPTTSLHRRHSPLATPHYQQQVLADLPLESLPYQGDFQTAIAQHGWTSFQPAELEIFQINIGKLCNMTCRHCHVDAGPDRTTENMNRETIDACLRALDLTNAHTVDITGGAPELNPNFRYLVDECVKRGKHVIDRCNLTVLLLPRMEDLPQWLGDRGVEIVCSLPHYRKLNTDAQRGNGTFEKSIEALRRLNAVGYGQGNPQQRLTLMSNPVGAFLAGNQAKAEQEWKAGLLKNHRVTFDRLISLNNMPIARYLEWLETSGNLESYMELLVNAFNPATVSGLMCRNTLSISWDGRLFDCDFNQMLDLEVETPMGRPHIHDFHPDWLAQRAIATGRHCFGCTAGSGSSCGGAIES from the coding sequence ATGATTGAAGATTCGCTTACAGCCTCCCTCCCTCTAGATCTCGACTCTGAGCAATCGGGGCCAAAACCAACGACCTCCCTCCATCGTCGCCACAGTCCCCTTGCAACGCCTCATTATCAGCAGCAGGTACTAGCCGACTTGCCGCTAGAGTCATTGCCCTATCAGGGTGATTTTCAAACAGCGATCGCCCAGCATGGGTGGACATCCTTTCAGCCTGCCGAGCTAGAAATTTTTCAAATCAACATCGGCAAGCTGTGCAATATGACCTGCCGCCATTGCCATGTAGATGCTGGCCCCGATCGCACCACGGAGAACATGAACCGGGAAACGATTGATGCCTGCCTGCGTGCCCTCGACCTCACCAACGCTCACACCGTGGACATCACTGGAGGCGCACCCGAACTGAATCCCAATTTTCGTTACTTGGTGGATGAGTGCGTCAAGCGGGGTAAGCATGTGATCGATCGCTGTAACCTCACCGTGCTGCTCCTGCCTCGAATGGAGGATTTGCCCCAATGGTTGGGCGATCGCGGCGTCGAAATCGTTTGCTCCCTGCCCCATTACCGCAAACTCAATACCGATGCCCAACGGGGAAATGGAACCTTTGAAAAATCAATCGAAGCGTTGCGGCGTTTGAATGCGGTTGGATACGGTCAGGGCAACCCACAACAGCGATTAACCCTTATGTCGAACCCCGTCGGCGCATTTCTGGCCGGGAATCAAGCCAAAGCGGAGCAAGAATGGAAAGCTGGATTGCTAAAAAATCACAGAGTCACCTTTGATCGACTGATTTCCCTCAACAACATGCCCATTGCTCGCTATTTGGAATGGCTAGAAACATCGGGCAATCTAGAAAGCTATATGGAACTGCTGGTCAACGCCTTTAACCCTGCCACTGTGTCTGGCTTGATGTGCCGCAACACCCTGTCCATTTCCTGGGATGGGCGGCTGTTTGACTGCGACTTTAACCAAATGCTGGACTTGGAGGTTGAAACACCGATGGGGCGTCCTCACATCCACGATTTTCATCCCGACTGGCTGGCACAACGGGCGATCGCCACCGGGCGACACTGCTTTGGCTGTACGGCAGGATCAGGGAGTTCCTGCGGCGGTGCCA
- a CDS encoding carboxymuconolactone decarboxylase family protein, translating to MDSYYKPDHLPNFGKIGEGSPELAEKFFAYYSAVFADGALSSHEKALIALAVAHTVQCPYCIDAYSKECLQQGSDLEQMTEAVHVATAIRGGASLIHGLQMLDHAHHLSM from the coding sequence ATGGATTCGTACTACAAGCCTGACCACCTTCCCAACTTCGGCAAGATTGGCGAAGGCAGTCCCGAACTCGCTGAAAAATTCTTCGCCTACTACAGTGCTGTGTTTGCCGACGGTGCGTTATCCAGCCACGAAAAAGCGCTGATCGCCCTTGCCGTTGCCCACACCGTGCAGTGTCCCTATTGCATTGATGCCTATAGTAAAGAATGTCTCCAGCAAGGCTCTGATCTGGAACAAATGACCGAGGCTGTACATGTGGCGACGGCCATCCGAGGGGGGGCATCGCTGATCCACGGCCTGCAAATGCTGGATCACGCCCATCATCTCAGCATGTAG
- a CDS encoding HAD family phosphatase: MPEPSDIRLLVVDIDGTIAGESNQISPAVKQAIRAVQDRGIEVAIATGRMFRSALRFYEDIGSTLPLMAYQGALIQDPADGTVHQHLSVSAKVAAQLLDYLEDVETQLPGDHPLSIHFYLNDQLYVREITAETEAYSARSGIEPIAVGDLRNTLDQEPTKILALSQDTAFINQLLSSLRERYTPAELYFTTSVETFFEAAHPLVNKGLAVRYLAEEVLNMRPDQVMAIGDNFNDVEMLEYAGLGVAMGNAPAVVQAFADWVAPTVEEDGVAIALEKWLLS, encoded by the coding sequence ATGCCTGAACCCTCCGATATTCGCCTCCTGGTTGTGGATATTGACGGTACGATCGCCGGAGAGTCGAACCAGATTTCGCCTGCGGTCAAGCAAGCGATCCGAGCCGTTCAAGATCGCGGTATTGAGGTGGCGATCGCCACTGGACGGATGTTTCGCTCGGCGTTGCGGTTTTATGAGGATATTGGCTCTACTCTGCCGCTGATGGCCTACCAGGGCGCGTTGATTCAAGATCCGGCAGATGGAACCGTCCATCAACATCTGTCGGTATCGGCTAAGGTGGCGGCGCAACTGCTGGACTATCTGGAAGATGTGGAAACGCAACTGCCCGGAGACCATCCACTGTCGATTCATTTCTATCTCAACGATCAACTTTATGTGCGGGAGATTACCGCAGAGACCGAAGCCTATTCAGCGCGATCGGGCATTGAACCGATTGCGGTGGGCGACCTGCGGAATACGCTTGACCAGGAACCGACCAAAATTCTAGCGCTCAGCCAAGATACGGCCTTTATCAATCAATTGCTGTCGTCGTTGCGGGAGCGCTACACTCCGGCGGAATTGTACTTCACTACGTCGGTGGAAACTTTTTTTGAGGCTGCCCATCCACTGGTGAACAAAGGCTTGGCGGTGCGCTACCTGGCGGAAGAGGTGTTGAATATGCGTCCGGATCAGGTGATGGCGATCGGCGATAATTTCAATGATGTGGAAATGCTGGAGTATGCAGGACTGGGTGTGGCGATGGGCAATGCCCCGGCAGTGGTGCAGGCGTTTGCGGATTGGGTGGCTCCCACGGTGGAAGAGGATGGAGTGGCGATCGCCCTTGAGAAATGGCTGCTGTCGTAA
- a CDS encoding TIGR00303 family protein — MIQTYTQPHLAQVWIETFRGQCPRLICVLGFTETGLIPGISAAGATPRDREFTALADAEFLWAGVSSHVRYPLPPLTAGASPVFISRAVVANQSIPVELMNAGLRHAPAVPVLDLGGQPARCVQTGAALPLDIVQHLFEQGLRVGAAQARQTPNSYLILSECVVGGTTTALAVLTGLGWNVGDKVNSSHPTCNHSQKRAIVQRGLAAWGDYRPLEPMDPLRVVAAVGDPMQIVVAGMAIAASRSVGVLLAGGTQMLAVYALMRAIATYHRLDWNPEQVVVGTTRWVAEDPTGDTVGLANLLDAPLIGSTLSFAESRFPQLQVYERGFVKEGVGAGGCAIAAYLYQHWTQSELLEAIEHIVDEYDRLCHPLTSSGYTASEFQPPDSRS, encoded by the coding sequence ATGATCCAAACCTATACCCAGCCCCATCTTGCCCAGGTTTGGATCGAGACATTTCGAGGGCAATGTCCGCGCCTGATCTGCGTGCTAGGCTTCACCGAAACCGGATTGATTCCCGGAATTTCCGCCGCCGGAGCCACACCGCGCGATCGCGAATTTACCGCCCTTGCCGATGCCGAATTCCTTTGGGCAGGCGTTTCGTCCCATGTGCGCTATCCCTTGCCACCGCTAACGGCTGGGGCATCTCCGGTCTTTATTTCCCGCGCCGTGGTCGCGAATCAGTCGATTCCGGTTGAGCTAATGAATGCCGGACTTCGCCATGCGCCGGCGGTTCCGGTCTTGGATCTGGGCGGTCAGCCTGCTCGGTGTGTCCAGACGGGAGCCGCGTTGCCGTTGGACATTGTGCAGCACCTATTTGAGCAAGGGTTACGGGTAGGTGCTGCCCAGGCGAGGCAAACTCCAAACAGTTACCTCATCCTGAGCGAGTGTGTGGTGGGTGGAACGACGACGGCTCTGGCGGTGTTGACGGGGCTGGGCTGGAACGTGGGGGATAAGGTAAACAGCAGCCATCCCACCTGTAACCACTCTCAAAAGCGGGCCATTGTCCAACGAGGATTAGCGGCCTGGGGCGATTACCGTCCCCTAGAACCGATGGATCCGCTGCGGGTTGTTGCTGCGGTGGGTGATCCGATGCAGATTGTGGTGGCGGGTATGGCGATCGCTGCTAGTCGTTCGGTCGGGGTCTTGCTGGCGGGGGGAACCCAGATGCTAGCGGTGTACGCCTTAATGCGGGCGATCGCCACCTATCATCGATTGGATTGGAATCCTGAACAGGTGGTGGTGGGCACGACACGATGGGTGGCTGAAGACCCGACCGGGGACACGGTGGGACTCGCAAACCTGCTGGATGCTCCGTTAATCGGTTCGACCCTAAGTTTTGCCGAGTCTCGCTTTCCCCAACTGCAAGTCTACGAACGCGGTTTTGTGAAAGAGGGGGTGGGGGCTGGAGGCTGTGCGATCGCGGCGTATCTTTACCAACACTGGACACAATCGGAATTGCTGGAGGCGATCGAACACATCGTCGACGAGTATGATCGTTTGTGCCATCCCTTAACCTCATCGGGGTATACTGCAAGCGAATTCCAACCTCCCGATTCGCGTTCCTAA